A stretch of DNA from Brachyspira pilosicoli:
TCTTTTGCTTCTTTTATTAATATAGAAGAAGTGTGGCTTTGCCCAATAAATAAAAAACATACAAGAATTTTTAACAAACTTAAAAATTCTTGTATACTTGAACAAAACTATTGAAGATTATTTTCTCTTGCGGTCATTAAGCCCCATCAAATCGCGTACTTCATAAAGTGTCTTTTCAGCTACTTCTGAAGCATTCTTTGCCCCCTCTTTAAGAACATCATAAACATAATCTAAATCATTAGAATATTTATTTATATTTTCTCTTATGGGAGCTAATTCTTTATTAATATTTGCTGCGAGCATTCTCTTACATTGTACGCATCCAATAGAAGCATTTTTACAGCCTTCGCAAACTTCTTTTTGTTCCTCTTCGCTTGAGAAAATTTTATGATAAGAATAAACATTACAAATATCAGGATTACCTTTATCCGTTTTTAATTTTCTATTAGTGTCTGTCATAGCTTTTTGCATTATTAGTTTTTCTGTTTCTTCTGCTGTAAGCGATAATGCTATGTGATTATTTAATGACTTACTCATTTTGTTTACGCCGTCAAGACCTAATATTCTTAACACCTTACCATGATAAGTGTCTGGCTCTTTAAAATATTCTCCAAATCTATTATTAAACTTTCTTACTATCATTCTTGTAAGCTCAACATGCTGTTCTTGGTCTTCACCAACAGGCACTATATCAGGGTGATAAAGTAAAATATCAGCAGCCATTAATGACGGATATGTAAGTAAAGCTGCATTAATATTTTCAACATTCTTTCTTGATTTATCTTTGTACTGTGTCATTCTTTCTAATTCTGCTACAGGTATAATAGAATTAAATATCCAAGCAAGTTCAGTATGAGCCCTCACATCAGACTGCACAAATATAGAACATTTTTTAGGATCAAGTCCTGAAGCTAAATATTCTACAGCAGCATTAATTATTCTTTTTTGCATCTCTTTTACATCATATTCTATAGTAATAGCATGATAATCAACTATACAAAAAAAGCCATAATACTCATCAAGTATATCAGCCCAATTTTTCAAAGCTCCAAGATAGTTACCTATATGAAGCGAACCTGTAGGCTGTATTCCGCTTAACATTATTTTTTTATTATTATTCATAACTATAACTCCAAATATTAATCATTAATATTATTATTCTGCCTTTATATTAGCAACCAAAACACCATTTTGATTTTCTAACTCATTAGCATTTATATAAAATAATCTCTTATCTTCTGTTTCAACTAATAAAGTTTTATTTAAAGGATTCAAATCTTTTATAGAAGCAGGAGTATTATTAAATATTAATTTAGTTCCTACTTTAGGCAAATCCTTTTTAAGAGCACAATAAGCTTTATATTCATGAGCCAAACAGCACATAAGTCTTCCGCATTGTCCTGATATTTTCATTGTATTTAAAAGCATGCTTTGCTCTTTTGCCATTTTTATAGTGATAGTTTCAAACTTGCCGTTTTTTACCCTGCAGCATAATTCTCTGCCGCATATTCCGCATCCTCCTATAGCCCTAGCCTCATCTCTAACTCCAATCTGCCTTAATTCTATGCGTGTCTTAAAATGTGCTGCCAAATCTTTTACAAGCTCCCTAAAGTCAATTCTTTCCTCTGCTATAAACTCAAATAATAATTTTGCCCTATCAAGAAAATAATAAGAGCTAATAAGTTTCAAATCTAAATTATGATTATTAACTTTTTCTTTGCAGATTTTAAAAGCCTCAACAGCATCTTCTTTATTTTTACTATGCTGTTTTAAATCATCTTCTGTTGCTTTTCTTACTATATTAAATATTTTATTTTTTTTAGGTTTTACTATATGAGCTTCATCATCCACCATATCTTTCATCTCTTCAGATATCTCTTCGTCAGTTGTAGTGTCTTCAGACATATTTTCTTGACTGCTATCTTCTACATTGTTACTATTAAATGCTTCCATATCTATATCTTCAAAATTAACAATATATCCCAACTCAATCCCCTCATCAGTCTCTACAATACAAGCATCTTTTATATTTATGTTTTCTATATGTGCATGTTCAAACTTGCCAAAATTGGAATCTCTAAACTTTACATGAGCTACATTTTTTATCATCTATAAACCTCTATTTTTATGTTGTAAGTCAAAAATAAATTATTAAATATTTTATTTTTAAGTTAATATAATTGCAAGTATTATTTATTTAATATTTCATTCTTTAGTTGTAAATATCTTGCAGTATAATAAACACCATTTTGAGCCTCTTTACTTCCATTTCCAAAAGCCCTCTTACTAATTGAAAGTATAGGAGGAGCCTGTATTCTTTTTGAAACACCCATTCCAGTATATTGCTTCCACCATTTCTCTAAATCCTCTATAAACTCAATATCAGTTTTAAAATATTTTTTTAATAATCCTTTTTTACACCCAATCTTCTCTTCCAAAACACCATCAATATACCACCCTAAAACATCTTCAGGTATGACTCTATTCCATGATTCAAACATAGTTTTAAATAAATAATCATGATAATCATATTTTACAGGGTCCCCCTTGCCTTCATCTACAGCCTGTGCAGTTGAAAGCTCAGCACTTGGAACGATATTTATTGTACCCTCTGGAATAACTTCTCTTTTATAAACTTTATCATTAACATATCTTGCAAGTCCATATATTTGATACTTCCATAAATCACCTAAACAAGCAAAAAAACCAGCACTATCTCCATACATAGTAGAATAACCAATAATAGTTTCTGTTTTGTTTGCATTACAGGTAAACACTCCTCCAAAACTTGCAGCTATGGCAGCGAGTATTCTTGAAGAGCGGTCTCTTGCCTGTATGTTTTCTGTAACAAATGATGATACTTTCAAGAAACTTTCTTTTCCATCTCTAATCATAGGAGAAGTTTCAAGTTGTTTTATAGTATAATCAACAGACTCTTGTATAGGCATTACCATATAAGCACAGCCTAAATTATCAGATAAACTCTTTGCAAGGTTTTTTGTTGTATTAGAATTAAACTTGCTAGGCATATTCACAAGTAAAACATTATCAGCACCTAAAGCACTAACATACATTGCAGATGATAATGCAGAATCTATTCCTCCAGACACCCCTATAACTACTCTATTCATTCCAATAGATTTCATAAACTTTCTTATGCCGTAAATAACTGTATCGTATATTAGCTTGTATTCATTTTCTTCTTTTACTGTTATCTCTTCTTTTGCTTTTTTATTATCATCAAACTCTATATAGTATACTTCTTCTTTATATCTATCACCCTTCAAAAGTAGTTTACCTTTTTCATCATATACTCTGCTGCTTCCGTCAAAAGTAAAAACGTTCTTACCATTGTTTTGAATGCCTACATTATTAGCATATATTAATGGCTTATTATATTTTTTTGCTATATCAGAAAACATATTATTCTTTTTTGTTTCATTTTCTAAAACATAAAAAGAACTAGATATATTAATAAACATATCAACATCATCTTTCATTATTTCCATAGGGTTTACATTATAATTTTTATCCCACATATCTTCGCATATAGTTAAGCCTAATTTTATTTTTTGTTTATTAATTTCTATCTCTAATGGTTTTAAATATTTTTTTATGCTAACATCATTTTCTAAAGCTAAATCTTTTAAGCTATAAAAATGTCTGCTGTCATCAAACTCTTTATAATTTGGAAGAAGAGTTTTTATAAAGAAATTATATTCTGTTGTATTATTGTCTATAAGTTTTCCATCTTTTGCTACAAACAATGCATTATATTTTCTCACTCTTCCGTCAAAGTTTTTTTTAGCTTTATCTAAAGCAATATTACCAAAAATAACATATATATCTTTAGAAGCTTTTATTATCTCTTCTCCAAGTCTTTCGCATTCTCTTACAAATGACTCACTCTCCCACATATCTCCAACCATATACCCAGAAACAGAAAGCTCTGGAAAAACAATGATATCTGAATTATTTTCCCTTGCTTCTTCAATATATTTAATCATTTTACTGGCGTTTATCACCGGCATAGAAGGTATTATTTCAAATTGGCTTATAGCTATCTTCATAAGAACACTCCAACTTTTAAAATAAAATTAAATAAATATCGAGTAATATAATATAAGAAAATAAATAATTTGTCAAAATATATGTTGTATGATACAATCTAATTAAATTATAATGAGGCAGTAAAAATGAGAAGAAAAGAGTTTAATTTTAATAATAAAAAAGAAATAGAAAATATGCTAAATACTATAGAATATGGTGTTATGGCATTGCCAGATAAAATACCTTACGCTGTCCCTATAAGTTTTTGCTATAAAGACAATGAAATATATTTTCACGGAGCTCCAAGCGGAAGAAAATACGAAATATTAAAGACTAATCCTAAAATATCTTTTACAGCTTCAAAAACATACTCATATATGCCGTCAACATTCAAAAATAATACTATGACACCAACACAATTTTATTTTTCAATATATATTGAAGGAGAAGTAACTCTAATAGATATAAACGAAGTTGAAAGAAGAAAAAATATATTATATGAATTAGTAAAAAAATATGAAAAAGATAACACTAGTTTGTCAATAGAACACAAAATGTTTGAATATGCTCATAAGCCAATGTTAGTAGGAGTAATAAAAATAGAAAACATCACAGCAAAGGCAAAATTCGGACAAAATATGAGTGATGAAGAAATAAATATATTAATAAAAGACTTAGAAAAAAGAGGCGAAAAAATAGACTTAGAAACAATAGAGATGATGAAAAATGTAAGAAAATAATGAATATCTTATGTAAAGTTTGGAAAAAAACTTGAAATATTTTTTGCTTTGTTGTATAATCAATAAAACTATCTATTGGGTATCTTTTTTATATGAGTAATATAGTAGTAATAACAGCTCCATCGGCAGCTGGTAAAACAACTTTAATAAAAAAATATATGTCAAAACACTCAAATGCAATGTTCAGTGTGTCTCATACAACTAGAAATATTAGAGAAGGTGAAGTTGACGGAAAAGATTACTACTTTATAGATAAAGATACTTTCCAAAAAATGATAGATAATGGCGATTTTATTGAATGGGCTAATGTTCATGATAATTATTATGGCACTTCTTTTAAAGAATTAGAAAAAGCTAATGATGAAAAAGTTATATTAATATTAGATATAGACATACAAGGAGCTTTATTCTTAAAAGAAAAGGGTATACACGCCAATTATATATTTATAGAGCCTCCTTCTATAGATGATTTGAAAGCAAGATTAGAGGCAAGAGGAACTGAATCTGAAGAAAGTATGAAAATTAGAATACAGAATGCTAAAAGAGAATTAGAATATAAAAATAAATTTGATATTATTATAAAAAATGATGAAATTGATGTAGCTTATAAACAATTAGAAGAAGCTATAAATTCAAAATTATAATAAATGGAGTATTTATATATGGGAATAATACCACTAAAAAAACTTATTGAATATAAAGGTAATCGTTATGAACTTAGTAAGGCTATGATAGAACTTGCTAAATCTGGCGAAAAATTATTAAAAGCTGAAACTAAATATAGAAATGGTAAATATATACCTACAGTAATAAAAAATATACTTGATGGTACTATTAAATATGAATACGAAAAAGATACTCAAATGACAGTAGATGAAGAAGCACCTTTCAAACATACTGAGGCTACATATAATGATGCTGAATATGTTACTGATGATGAAGTTGAAGAAACAGAAGAAACTATTATAGAAGATATTGATGACGATGATGAAGAGATAACAGATAGTTATGAGGAAGAAGAAGAAAAGCCAAAAAGAAAAAAAAGAGCTTCTAAAAAATCTGAATAATATTAAATTGTGAAAAAAATAGTTTTTATATCTGGAGCTACTGCTTCTGGAAAAAGTGATTTTGCACATAAACTCATAGATAACTATTTCAATAACGCCGCCATATTATCTATAGACTCTATACAGGTTTATAGATATATGGATATAGGCTCTGCTAAACCATCCAAAGAAGAAATAAAAAAATATAATTATAAAATGATAGATCTAATTGAGCCTTCAGTTAATTTTAATGTCAATGATTATCTTGATATATTAAAAAATACTGTTGACAACATAGATAATACACCTATATTTGGAGTTGGAGGCACTGGTTTTTATATTGATTCTATAAAATATGGGCTTTTTGAAGAAGAAAATGAGGATAAAGAAAAAGCTTTCAAAATAAGAAAAGAGCTTTATGAGAAAATAGAAAAAGATGGATTAGAAAGTCTGTATTTGGATTTACTTAATATAGATAAAGAAGCTGCTTTAACTATAGACAGATTTAATTCAAGAAGAGTTGTTCGTGCTTTGGAAGTTTATTATAATACTGGAAAAAAGTTTTCTGAATTAAAAAAGCAGAGAAAAAGAAAATTAGATATTGAATATATTAGCTATATTATAGATATTGAAAGAGAAGAGCTTTATAATAATATTAATAAAAGAGTTGATAATATGTTTGATAAAGGGCTTCTTGATGAGGTAAAATATAT
This window harbors:
- the miaA gene encoding tRNA (adenosine(37)-N6)-dimethylallyltransferase MiaA; the encoded protein is MKKIVFISGATASGKSDFAHKLIDNYFNNAAILSIDSIQVYRYMDIGSAKPSKEEIKKYNYKMIDLIEPSVNFNVNDYLDILKNTVDNIDNTPIFGVGGTGFYIDSIKYGLFEEENEDKEKAFKIRKELYEKIEKDGLESLYLDLLNIDKEAALTIDRFNSRRVVRALEVYYNTGKKFSELKKQRKRKLDIEYISYIIDIEREELYNNINKRVDNMFDKGLLDEVKYIINNYNVDKTNTSIQAIGYKECYDYIVNNAMSLDELKELIKKNTRNFAKRQLTWFRKDEKLENIKRIKPTDIENTAKEIMDFYKQ
- the trpS gene encoding tryptophan--tRNA ligase; the encoded protein is MNNNKKIMLSGIQPTGSLHIGNYLGALKNWADILDEYYGFFCIVDYHAITIEYDVKEMQKRIINAAVEYLASGLDPKKCSIFVQSDVRAHTELAWIFNSIIPVAELERMTQYKDKSRKNVENINAALLTYPSLMAADILLYHPDIVPVGEDQEQHVELTRMIVRKFNNRFGEYFKEPDTYHGKVLRILGLDGVNKMSKSLNNHIALSLTAEETEKLIMQKAMTDTNRKLKTDKGNPDICNVYSYHKIFSSEEEQKEVCEGCKNASIGCVQCKRMLAANINKELAPIRENINKYSNDLDYVYDVLKEGAKNASEVAEKTLYEVRDLMGLNDRKRK
- the gmk gene encoding guanylate kinase, producing the protein MSNIVVITAPSAAGKTTLIKKYMSKHSNAMFSVSHTTRNIREGEVDGKDYYFIDKDTFQKMIDNGDFIEWANVHDNYYGTSFKELEKANDEKVILILDIDIQGALFLKEKGIHANYIFIEPPSIDDLKARLEARGTESEESMKIRIQNAKRELEYKNKFDIIIKNDEIDVAYKQLEEAINSKL
- the nadE gene encoding NAD(+) synthase; protein product: MKIAISQFEIIPSMPVINASKMIKYIEEARENNSDIIVFPELSVSGYMVGDMWESESFVRECERLGEEIIKASKDIYVIFGNIALDKAKKNFDGRVRKYNALFVAKDGKLIDNNTTEYNFFIKTLLPNYKEFDDSRHFYSLKDLALENDVSIKKYLKPLEIEINKQKIKLGLTICEDMWDKNYNVNPMEIMKDDVDMFINISSSFYVLENETKKNNMFSDIAKKYNKPLIYANNVGIQNNGKNVFTFDGSSRVYDEKGKLLLKGDRYKEEVYYIEFDDNKKAKEEITVKEENEYKLIYDTVIYGIRKFMKSIGMNRVVIGVSGGIDSALSSAMYVSALGADNVLLVNMPSKFNSNTTKNLAKSLSDNLGCAYMVMPIQESVDYTIKQLETSPMIRDGKESFLKVSSFVTENIQARDRSSRILAAIAASFGGVFTCNANKTETIIGYSTMYGDSAGFFACLGDLWKYQIYGLARYVNDKVYKREVIPEGTINIVPSAELSTAQAVDEGKGDPVKYDYHDYLFKTMFESWNRVIPEDVLGWYIDGVLEEKIGCKKGLLKKYFKTDIEFIEDLEKWWKQYTGMGVSKRIQAPPILSISKRAFGNGSKEAQNGVYYTARYLQLKNEILNK
- a CDS encoding pyridoxamine 5'-phosphate oxidase family protein, with amino-acid sequence MRRKEFNFNNKKEIENMLNTIEYGVMALPDKIPYAVPISFCYKDNEIYFHGAPSGRKYEILKTNPKISFTASKTYSYMPSTFKNNTMTPTQFYFSIYIEGEVTLIDINEVERRKNILYELVKKYEKDNTSLSIEHKMFEYAHKPMLVGVIKIENITAKAKFGQNMSDEEINILIKDLEKRGEKIDLETIEMMKNVRK
- a CDS encoding regulatory iron-sulfur-containing complex subunit RicT; this translates as MIKNVAHVKFRDSNFGKFEHAHIENINIKDACIVETDEGIELGYIVNFEDIDMEAFNSNNVEDSSQENMSEDTTTDEEISEEMKDMVDDEAHIVKPKKNKIFNIVRKATEDDLKQHSKNKEDAVEAFKICKEKVNNHNLDLKLISSYYFLDRAKLLFEFIAEERIDFRELVKDLAAHFKTRIELRQIGVRDEARAIGGCGICGRELCCRVKNGKFETITIKMAKEQSMLLNTMKISGQCGRLMCCLAHEYKAYCALKKDLPKVGTKLIFNNTPASIKDLNPLNKTLLVETEDKRLFYINANELENQNGVLVANIKAE